The following coding sequences are from one Verrucosispora sp. WMMD573 window:
- a CDS encoding CDP-alcohol phosphatidyltransferase family protein, whose translation MRRSGTLARQVLLVRVGRRGAEMHGATDVLPEPRYQDRPRRRYGLRRSHRSGMETIAPVGSLVGPVTVNPPAALAPALGESTATPVPLLPGERTPARRMKFALVNACTLASLLLGINAIFVAMQGEVRLAAFLLIACVAFDGLDGALARKLGVSSPFGAQMDSLADMCSFGLAAPVVVYASLAGSAPTAAAAVAAALVAACAAIRLARFNVSPSDGRFFSGVPTTMAAAVLALMVVIGMPVPGAVQIAGVALLAFTMVSSFPYAKLARLVKLPPWVWLAPVVGALIDVRLTFGLIVVGYLVSGPVLWLRQRRTIV comes from the coding sequence CTGCGCCGCAGCGGCACCCTCGCCCGCCAGGTCCTGCTGGTTCGCGTCGGCCGCCGAGGTGCGGAAATGCACGGCGCGACCGACGTGTTGCCCGAGCCCCGCTATCAGGACCGCCCACGTCGCCGATACGGCCTCAGGCGGTCCCACCGCTCCGGGATGGAGACCATCGCCCCGGTCGGCTCGCTGGTCGGCCCGGTCACGGTCAACCCACCCGCCGCGCTGGCTCCGGCGCTTGGCGAGTCGACAGCGACACCGGTACCGCTGCTGCCGGGTGAGCGGACCCCGGCGCGACGGATGAAGTTCGCCCTGGTCAACGCCTGCACTCTGGCCAGCCTGCTGCTCGGCATCAACGCGATCTTCGTCGCCATGCAGGGCGAGGTGCGGCTGGCCGCGTTCCTCCTGATCGCCTGCGTCGCGTTCGACGGCCTGGACGGTGCGTTGGCCCGCAAGCTCGGGGTGTCCAGCCCGTTCGGCGCCCAGATGGACTCGCTGGCCGACATGTGCTCCTTCGGACTCGCCGCGCCCGTGGTGGTCTACGCGTCGCTGGCCGGTTCCGCGCCGACGGCCGCCGCCGCGGTGGCCGCCGCGCTCGTCGCCGCCTGCGCCGCCATCCGGTTGGCGAGGTTCAACGTCTCGCCGAGCGACGGACGGTTCTTCTCGGGCGTACCCACCACCATGGCCGCCGCCGTGCTCGCCCTGATGGTGGTGATCGGTATGCCGGTGCCGGGGGCGGTGCAGATCGCGGGGGTGGCCCTGCTCGCCTTCACCATGGTCAGCAGCTTCCCCTACGCCAAGCTCGCCCGCCTGGTCAAGCTGCCGCCGTGGGTCTGGCTCGCGCCGGTGGTCGGCGCGCTGATCGACGTCCGGCTCACCTTCGGACTGATCGTGGTCGGCTATCTGGTCAGCGGTCCGGTGCTCTGGCTGCGCCAGCGTCGCA